Proteins encoded within one genomic window of Argiope bruennichi chromosome 7, qqArgBrue1.1, whole genome shotgun sequence:
- the LOC129975578 gene encoding uncharacterized protein LOC129975578, with amino-acid sequence MSNNDNLNENPHFCHAATRNEKHRSFTRKIWTSVEIALEDPKKDKSISKCQIAWRAFKCVIFMTCLAYLLIQAAEFYKHFYTYPTNINIRVVSSPKIKLPAATLCYRNRISADAFCKMYPSLCESPKNAREYCEKHPQFCPENISSLVIPKHGYHSTFSIEVAQVSQQLLFNRSDDLPFTFSIPRYDK; translated from the exons ATGAGCAACAACGACAACTTGAATGAGAATCCA catttttgtcATGCTGCTACAAGAAATGAGAAGCATCGTAGCTTCACGAGAAAGATATGGACTTCAGTAGAAATTGCCCTTGAAGATCCAAAAAAAGACAAAAGTATTTCCAAATGTCAAATTGCTTGGAGAGCTTTCAAATGCGTCATCTTCATGACCTGCTTAGCCTATCTTCTCATACAAGCAGCTGAGTTCTACAAGCATTTCTACACCTACCCGACGAACATTAACATCCGTGTGGTATCCTCACCTAAGATAAAGTTACCAGCTGCCACCCTGTGCTACAGAAACAG aatttcggCTGACGCATTTTGCAAAATGTATCCCTCTTTATGTGAAAGTCCCAAAAATGCAAGAGAATATTGCGAAAAACATCCACAGTTCTGTCCGGAAAATATCTCTAGCTTAGTG ATTCCCAAGCATGGATACCACTCAACTTTCTCGATCGAAGTCGCACAAGTGTCTCAACAGCTACTATTTAACAGAAGTGACGACTTACCTTTCACTTTCTCCATCCCTCGGTATGACAAATAG